A single genomic interval of Spirosoma linguale DSM 74 harbors:
- a CDS encoding amidohydrolase (TIGRFAM: amidohydrolase~PFAM: peptidase M20; peptidase dimerisation domain protein~KEGG: ret:RHE_CH03833 hyppurate hydrolase protein) translates to MLDSIKSLARQYAADIVQTRRHLHAHPELSFHERNTARFVADQLKAIGITPQEGVADTGLVAIVEGRNPGSRVVALRADMDALPIHEANDVPYKSTVDGVMHACGHDAHTASLLGVARILHVLRDQFDGTVKLVFQPGEEKAPGGASLMIKEGVLENPAPMSMIGQHVAPNIPVGKIGFREGMYMASTDELYLTVRGKGGHAAMPDNLVDPVLIASHIIVALQQIISRNRPPSSPSVLSFGRFIADGVTNVIPNEVTIQGTFRCMNEEWREEGKKRMVKLAEGIAEAMGGSCEFTIVHGYPFLKNHPELTRRVRSQAVEYMGAENIVDLDLWMAGEDFAFYSQVVDSCFYRLGTRNEARGIVSGVHTPTFDIDEASLETGAGLMSWLAVQELRVV, encoded by the coding sequence ATGCTCGATTCAATCAAATCCCTTGCCCGGCAATATGCGGCCGACATCGTGCAAACCCGCCGACACCTGCACGCGCACCCCGAACTTTCTTTCCATGAGCGAAATACGGCCCGCTTCGTCGCCGATCAGCTCAAAGCCATTGGCATAACCCCGCAGGAAGGCGTAGCCGATACGGGCCTGGTGGCCATTGTTGAAGGACGTAACCCCGGCAGTCGGGTTGTCGCGCTTCGGGCCGATATGGATGCGCTGCCCATTCACGAAGCCAACGATGTACCGTACAAATCGACCGTCGATGGCGTTATGCATGCCTGTGGACACGATGCACACACGGCCAGTTTGCTTGGTGTTGCCCGTATTCTGCACGTTTTACGCGATCAGTTCGATGGCACGGTCAAGCTGGTTTTTCAGCCGGGCGAAGAGAAAGCACCCGGTGGCGCATCACTCATGATTAAAGAAGGTGTGCTGGAAAATCCGGCCCCCATGAGCATGATCGGTCAACACGTGGCACCCAATATTCCGGTGGGTAAAATCGGCTTCCGCGAAGGCATGTACATGGCCAGTACCGACGAGCTTTACCTGACCGTTCGCGGCAAAGGGGGCCACGCGGCCATGCCGGATAATCTGGTCGATCCGGTGCTGATCGCTTCCCATATTATTGTTGCCTTACAGCAGATCATCAGCCGCAACCGGCCGCCGTCCAGCCCGTCGGTTCTGTCGTTTGGCCGGTTCATTGCCGATGGCGTTACAAACGTCATTCCTAACGAAGTGACTATTCAGGGCACGTTCCGGTGCATGAATGAAGAGTGGCGCGAAGAGGGCAAAAAACGCATGGTCAAACTGGCCGAAGGGATAGCCGAAGCCATGGGCGGCTCCTGCGAATTCACGATTGTTCATGGATACCCGTTCCTGAAAAACCACCCCGAGCTAACCCGGCGCGTTCGGTCGCAGGCTGTCGAGTATATGGGTGCCGAAAACATCGTTGACCTCGATCTATGGATGGCGGGCGAAGATTTTGCGTTCTATTCACAGGTTGTCGACTCCTGTTTTTATCGACTCGGCACCCGAAACGAAGCACGCGGTATCGTGTCGGGGGTTCACACGCCCACCTTCGACATCGACGAAGCATCGCTGGAAACGGGTGCTGGGCTGATGAGTTGGCTGGCCGTGCAGGAGTTGCGGGTTGTGTAA
- a CDS encoding hypothetical protein (KEGG: pmy:Pmen_3315 hypothetical protein) — MIDLFEQRDFGNKINATFQYVIQNMRSLGLALLYIVGPVALLAGIASGVMQSNMLHLMSDPDNTDADNPMAAFQMMSQVFSPTFWVAMLFSLLANVAVILTTYTHMKLYNRTKSTEISVPEIWAEVQPVIGRALVISLLNSIIIGVGFMFLFIPGIYVAVVLSLSLAVAVFEGADFGTTWDRCFKLIRDKWWSTFGLIVVMGIIVTIIGFLFAAPTAIIAFLTGAKLLPDVSVVWLILGNVINIVGRTLLNVILYIAIGFQYTNLVERQEGRGLLSAIDSIGTSPTQPRATDEGAY, encoded by the coding sequence ATGATTGACCTCTTCGAGCAACGCGATTTTGGCAACAAGATCAATGCCACGTTTCAGTACGTTATTCAGAACATGCGCAGCCTGGGGCTGGCGCTGCTTTACATTGTAGGGCCGGTAGCTCTGTTGGCGGGTATTGCATCCGGTGTGATGCAATCGAATATGCTGCATCTGATGAGCGACCCGGACAATACCGATGCCGACAACCCAATGGCCGCGTTTCAGATGATGAGCCAGGTATTCTCACCCACCTTCTGGGTAGCTATGCTGTTTAGTCTGCTGGCCAACGTAGCGGTTATTCTGACGACTTATACCCACATGAAACTTTACAACCGGACAAAAAGTACGGAAATAAGCGTTCCCGAAATTTGGGCAGAAGTTCAGCCGGTAATCGGGCGGGCGCTGGTTATCTCACTGTTGAACTCAATTATCATCGGTGTTGGGTTTATGTTTCTTTTTATACCGGGCATCTACGTGGCCGTCGTTCTGTCGTTGTCCCTGGCCGTTGCGGTGTTTGAAGGGGCCGATTTTGGTACTACCTGGGACCGTTGTTTCAAGCTCATTCGCGACAAGTGGTGGTCTACCTTCGGGCTGATTGTGGTTATGGGCATCATTGTAACCATCATAGGCTTTCTCTTTGCCGCACCCACGGCCATTATCGCCTTTTTAACGGGTGCCAAACTACTGCCCGATGTTTCGGTTGTATGGTTGATACTTGGCAACGTTATCAACATCGTTGGCCGAACACTGTTGAACGTTATTCTCTATATAGCCATTGGCTTTCAATATACCAACCTGGTGGAGCGTCAGGAAGGTCGGGGCCTGCTCTCAGCCATCGACTCCATTGGCACGTCACCAACCCAACCCCGCGCAACGGATGAAGGAGCATATTGA
- a CDS encoding protein of unknown function DUF95 transmembrane (PFAM: protein of unknown function DUF95 transmembrane~KEGG: hch:HCH_00262 uncharacterized membrane protein), with product MREALFVKRNTDKWRDIEQNPTRDPDELTARFVELTDDLSYARTFYPDSNVTRYLNGLAAQMHRGLMQNRRDDRSRFITFWKYELPLLFRQSHRLLALSAGIFLAAGILGWLSAAHDNTFVRLILGDAYVNMTLENIKKGDPLGVYNSSDQSTMFVQITLNNIYVAFRTFIFGLFASFGTMAMLFYNGVMLGAFQYFFYERGLLLDSVLKIWIHGTLEISAIIIAGCAGLTVGNSLLFPGTYSRLESFKRGIKQGLKIAVGLVPVFIMAGFLESFITRLTLPPLISGSIILVSAAFISWYFVLYPISLNRTNSHD from the coding sequence ATGCGCGAAGCTCTTTTTGTTAAACGCAATACTGACAAATGGCGTGACATTGAGCAAAACCCCACCCGCGATCCCGATGAACTAACGGCCCGCTTTGTGGAACTGACCGACGACTTGTCGTACGCCCGTACGTTCTACCCTGATTCGAACGTAACGCGCTACCTCAACGGACTCGCGGCTCAGATGCACCGGGGGCTGATGCAGAACCGGCGCGACGACCGCAGCCGGTTTATCACGTTCTGGAAATACGAGCTTCCACTTCTTTTCCGGCAGTCGCACCGATTGCTGGCCTTATCGGCGGGCATCTTTCTGGCAGCGGGTATACTTGGCTGGCTGTCGGCCGCGCACGACAACACGTTTGTACGACTCATTCTGGGCGACGCGTACGTGAATATGACGCTCGAAAACATCAAAAAGGGCGATCCACTGGGCGTTTATAACAGCAGCGACCAATCGACGATGTTTGTCCAGATCACGCTGAACAATATTTACGTGGCCTTCCGAACGTTTATTTTCGGGCTGTTTGCTTCGTTCGGCACCATGGCGATGCTCTTTTACAACGGGGTTATGCTGGGCGCTTTCCAGTACTTTTTCTACGAGCGGGGACTCCTGCTCGACTCCGTCCTGAAAATATGGATTCATGGTACGCTCGAAATCTCGGCCATTATCATTGCCGGTTGCGCGGGTCTGACGGTGGGCAATAGCCTGTTGTTTCCGGGCACCTACTCCCGGCTGGAGTCGTTCAAACGGGGCATAAAACAAGGGCTGAAGATTGCCGTTGGGCTGGTGCCGGTTTTTATCATGGCGGGTTTTCTGGAAAGTTTTATCACGCGGCTAACCCTGCCGCCCCTTATAAGCGGAAGTATCATTCTGGTTTCAGCCGCTTTTATTAGCTGGTATTTTGTTCTGTATCCTATCTCCCTTAACCGTACAAATAGCCATGATTGA
- a CDS encoding PilT protein domain protein (PFAM: PilT protein domain protein~KEGG: tmz:Tmz1t_0047 PilT protein domain protein), protein MRLLIDTHILLWVLEADPQLSARAAELIRSTSNEVFVSAASLLEISIRKKIGKLDTTRTATEILQEMTHVLAIQLLPILPHHLDAYQLIPLHEDHRDPFDRLLIATAFADNLVLISDDGKFDRYTPFVTLVR, encoded by the coding sequence ATGCGCTTACTGATTGATACCCATATCCTGTTATGGGTGTTGGAAGCTGATCCTCAATTATCGGCTCGTGCCGCTGAACTGATTCGTAGTACCAGCAATGAAGTGTTTGTAAGTGCCGCATCGCTGCTTGAAATTTCCATCAGAAAAAAGATTGGCAAACTGGATACAACCCGGACGGCAACAGAAATCCTCCAAGAGATGACCCACGTATTAGCTATTCAGCTTCTGCCTATTCTCCCCCATCATCTAGATGCGTACCAGTTAATACCGCTTCATGAGGATCATCGTGATCCCTTCGATCGGTTATTAATCGCTACTGCCTTTGCCGACAATCTAGTATTAATATCTGATGATGGAAAGTTTGATCGGTATACTCCTTTCGTAACCTTAGTTCGATAG
- a CDS encoding response regulator receiver protein (PFAM: response regulator receiver~SMART: response regulator receiver~KEGG: geo:Geob_3575 response regulator receiver protein) — MRQATNPLIYVVDDDPYHLELVNYIFRRYHAHCKLRCFNDGTDMLFHLTHQLDRQLPNLILLDWNMPVMAGNHVLELLRMDSQWQSIPVVVLSNSEVDKDRARSYHLGGRAFIAKAETLQELIDTIALILELWLA, encoded by the coding sequence ATGAGACAAGCAACAAACCCACTAATCTATGTAGTTGACGACGATCCTTACCATCTGGAACTAGTTAACTACATTTTTAGGAGGTATCATGCTCATTGTAAATTGCGCTGTTTCAACGATGGGACGGACATGCTCTTTCATCTGACTCATCAGTTGGACCGACAGCTGCCCAACTTAATCCTGCTGGACTGGAACATGCCGGTTATGGCGGGCAACCATGTGCTGGAGCTTTTACGCATGGATTCACAATGGCAATCGATTCCGGTCGTTGTGCTCAGCAATTCGGAAGTCGATAAGGATCGTGCCCGGAGCTATCACTTAGGTGGGCGGGCTTTCATTGCCAAAGCTGAAACGCTCCAGGAGCTTATCGATACAATCGCCCTGATTCTGGAGCTGTGGTTAGCCTAG
- a CDS encoding RDD domain containing protein (PFAM: RDD domain containing protein~KEGG: psa:PST_1159 hypothetical protein) codes for MSVAIRTSQNVLLEYEPASIGERILAAMLDYLVIFGWVLLVFGIPARLKITPGTFYSILVLSPVLFYDLLSEWMLNGRSVGKIALGIRVVMLDGSQPGLGAYLIRWVLRIVESVGFLGGIVPIITVAANGKGQRLGDIAAGTTVVKLKPAVSLDDVLFQPLPETYVVQFPDVRLLSDRDMGIVRHILRQGDELAVQRTADKIKEVTGIQSDLPNWTFLETVVSDYQFITAQ; via the coding sequence ATGTCTGTTGCCATCCGCACCTCCCAAAACGTTTTACTGGAATACGAACCCGCCAGTATTGGCGAGCGAATTCTGGCCGCCATGCTCGATTATCTGGTTATTTTTGGCTGGGTTTTGCTGGTCTTTGGCATACCCGCCCGGTTGAAGATAACGCCGGGTACGTTTTACTCGATTCTGGTGCTGTCGCCCGTTTTATTTTACGATTTGCTATCCGAATGGATGCTGAACGGACGTAGTGTTGGCAAGATTGCGCTGGGTATCCGGGTGGTCATGCTGGATGGGTCGCAGCCGGGCCTGGGCGCTTATCTGATTCGATGGGTGCTGCGCATTGTTGAATCCGTAGGCTTTCTCGGTGGCATTGTGCCCATCATTACGGTAGCCGCCAACGGGAAAGGCCAGCGGCTGGGCGACATTGCCGCCGGCACAACCGTTGTTAAATTAAAACCCGCCGTTTCGCTGGACGACGTACTATTTCAACCTTTACCCGAAACCTACGTGGTTCAGTTTCCTGATGTGCGGTTATTGTCCGACCGGGATATGGGCATTGTTCGCCATATCCTTCGACAGGGTGATGAACTGGCCGTTCAACGGACGGCCGATAAAATTAAAGAGGTGACCGGTATCCAGAGCGATTTGCCAAATTGGACCTTTCTGGAAACGGTTGTCAGCGATTATCAGTTTATAACAGCACAGTGA
- a CDS encoding hypothetical protein (KEGG: mxa:MXAN_2477 hypothetical protein): protein MKEHIELKKVWLVGWLCLILLGSPPVAWSQTKRADSTLVKPTVVNARDDRSPMRVRYPDPEHLRDKQTDHDYQYTSEAPPPENPLARFWVWLMRKLGSFLSSEAYQNVWQYVILVAIASAAVYLLMKAEVLGFLFSKKAQSVDLAYENLTENIHEINFDSAVEEAISQRNFRLAVRLMYLQTLKHLSDAGRIQYKPDKTNRQYVHELVNSSLQPEFEHLTRQFEFTWYGDFPIDESRFRALQTRFTAFNGANKQLTT, encoded by the coding sequence ATGAAGGAGCATATTGAATTAAAGAAGGTCTGGCTGGTGGGCTGGCTTTGTCTAATCCTGCTGGGCTCACCGCCAGTAGCCTGGTCGCAGACGAAAAGGGCTGATTCAACTTTGGTAAAGCCCACCGTAGTTAACGCCCGCGACGATCGGTCTCCGATGCGTGTACGTTACCCGGACCCGGAGCATCTGCGCGACAAACAAACGGACCACGACTACCAATACACTAGCGAAGCCCCTCCGCCCGAAAATCCACTGGCCCGTTTCTGGGTCTGGCTTATGCGTAAGCTGGGCAGCTTTCTGTCCAGTGAAGCTTACCAGAACGTTTGGCAGTATGTAATTCTGGTAGCAATTGCCAGCGCGGCTGTTTACCTGCTCATGAAGGCCGAAGTACTGGGTTTCCTGTTTTCGAAGAAAGCACAGTCGGTTGATCTGGCGTACGAGAACCTAACCGAAAATATTCATGAGATCAACTTCGATTCGGCCGTTGAAGAGGCTATCAGCCAGCGTAATTTCCGGCTGGCGGTTCGGTTGATGTACCTGCAAACGCTCAAACACTTGAGTGATGCAGGGCGCATTCAGTACAAACCCGACAAAACCAACCGGCAGTATGTTCATGAATTAGTCAACTCGTCACTTCAACCTGAATTTGAACACCTCACCCGTCAGTTCGAATTTACCTGGTATGGCGATTTTCCCATCGACGAAAGTCGGTTCAGGGCACTGCAAACCCGCTTTACCGCGTTCAACGGGGCGAACAAACAATTGACAACGTAA
- a CDS encoding TonB-dependent receptor plug (PFAM: TonB-dependent receptor plug~KEGG: mxa:MXAN_4746 TonB-dependent receptor): MRCSFFLGWITALLLLGSTRMAHGQTAAVLTGSVTDATTGKPMPFANVYVNGSTRGTITDEKGVYTLTGVPLGTVEIAASFVGYQPARQTIRFDNTTPQRANFQLKPSEQTLEAVTVRGNPKQWERQLRQFKKQLFGEPFGGQCLLVNSEVISFNEAKDHLYATANEPLIIENQALGYRLIYALQHFDATSSGNVYSAGTARFEELKPQNERQANQFRRNRLTAYKGSIRHLMASLADNTFKEAGFLVYQEDVTKPIFLESRSITLAAAVSDYKRLIPVKVSTLIQPGRLATERRLVSPMKLIVFYTNAVSGFSPYPDARYAYTEMTLPRSQLQLTVDGIITMPEGMEAKGSMGNDRLSTMLPADWKPDGTQKQTLTNDPLATQGKLTLPDARLERITTAFNERFKLLAPNVFVHIDKPVYATGDRLWMSTYFLDAANHQRASGETALHVDLLSSTGKLVQHQWVRIVDGRGEGNFRLSDTLLTGTYRLRAYTDEDDAQRRPAFERSVAIYNLFRNEVSIRSDSVSQPVDVQILPEGGRWITGLPTRLGVKIIQPNGHGLLIAGRIVDDQGAEVARFRTNPQGMTSVSMEPKPQRTYYADIVYNNQPQRVPLPKPETEGLLLSADAISDTTRLALTILSTNRAVIDSVYILIQQHGRVVDQRKLLLQNGVAKLSLPMMSWLPGLTQVTLYDATAKPQAERLVFVPEFVAPVRVLMGINKTRYQPREQVSLSVNLTDNGLPALAALSASITDADQVPDDTAEATLPAHLLLTGELRGRIENPNQYVANHSAETRRALDDLLLTQGWRRVTGTPETERLGGVSLRGRIVNAKNQPISGAQLMVAPTAGQSSIKSAGVDEQGRFRLAGLAIADTVRLLTQITDRQFKNIPTKDAILVLEGPGKLWEYAKLPVAPNGPTLRSQLEAARIRQEANAGFYRDKTAKVLKEVTVRAQKFDKRPEDIQQRSLHNEADAVLVVDEKSPAYQNLYEMIQGRLAGVTVTREGAAVARSYKVFIRGVNSFKSGIQPLYLMDGIPIEDPDGTALLFFSTSDIERIELLKSAITTGTYGARGGNGVIAFYTKSYRSMQGSEKLKEGMTPIQFIGYPSVQREFYVPHYDAEATTSPISGPVDNRDVLYWKPMMQTDSQGRSQLRFPLSDVVRTVRVVIQGVTADGRPVLGVQLIRVQ; this comes from the coding sequence ATGCGCTGTTCGTTCTTTCTCGGCTGGATAACGGCCCTTCTGCTTCTGGGATCGACCCGGATGGCTCATGGACAAACGGCCGCCGTACTGACCGGCTCCGTAACGGATGCCACGACGGGAAAACCCATGCCGTTTGCCAACGTCTACGTAAATGGATCGACGCGCGGGACAATCACCGACGAAAAGGGGGTTTATACGTTGACGGGCGTGCCACTGGGTACGGTCGAAATAGCCGCTTCCTTTGTTGGCTATCAACCCGCCAGGCAAACAATCCGATTCGATAATACAACACCGCAGAGAGCAAATTTCCAGCTGAAACCGAGTGAACAAACGCTGGAAGCTGTAACCGTACGGGGCAATCCGAAGCAATGGGAACGACAGTTGCGGCAGTTTAAAAAGCAACTCTTCGGCGAGCCGTTTGGCGGCCAGTGTCTGCTGGTCAACAGCGAAGTGATTAGTTTTAACGAAGCCAAAGATCATCTGTATGCAACGGCTAACGAGCCGTTGATTATTGAGAATCAGGCGCTGGGCTATCGGTTGATTTACGCGTTGCAGCATTTCGATGCGACTTCATCCGGAAATGTTTATTCGGCGGGTACGGCCCGTTTCGAAGAACTAAAACCCCAGAACGAGCGGCAAGCCAACCAGTTTCGGCGTAACCGGTTGACCGCCTACAAAGGCTCAATCCGGCACCTGATGGCCAGCCTGGCGGATAATACGTTCAAAGAGGCAGGTTTTCTGGTCTACCAGGAAGATGTTACGAAGCCGATTTTCCTCGAAAGTCGGTCCATTACGCTGGCCGCTGCGGTTAGTGACTACAAGCGTCTGATTCCAGTTAAGGTGTCTACGCTGATTCAACCCGGTCGATTAGCGACGGAACGACGGCTGGTTTCGCCCATGAAACTGATTGTGTTCTATACGAATGCGGTCTCGGGTTTCTCGCCCTATCCCGATGCCCGTTATGCCTACACGGAAATGACCTTGCCCCGCAGTCAGCTGCAACTGACCGTCGATGGGATTATTACGATGCCGGAAGGGATGGAAGCGAAAGGCTCGATGGGGAACGACCGGCTATCGACCATGCTGCCCGCCGACTGGAAACCCGATGGAACTCAGAAGCAGACGCTTACGAACGACCCGCTGGCTACCCAGGGCAAACTTACCCTACCCGACGCCCGCCTGGAACGAATAACGACGGCCTTCAACGAACGATTCAAATTACTGGCTCCCAACGTGTTTGTACACATCGACAAACCGGTTTACGCCACCGGCGATCGGCTCTGGATGAGTACGTACTTCCTCGACGCAGCCAATCACCAGCGAGCCAGTGGCGAAACGGCCCTGCATGTCGACCTGCTTTCGTCAACCGGCAAGCTTGTGCAGCACCAATGGGTACGCATCGTTGACGGACGGGGCGAGGGTAACTTCCGCCTGTCGGATACCCTCCTGACGGGAACGTACCGCCTGCGCGCCTATACCGACGAAGATGATGCCCAGCGACGCCCGGCTTTCGAGCGGTCGGTGGCAATCTATAATCTGTTTCGGAACGAGGTATCCATACGGAGTGATTCGGTTTCTCAGCCAGTAGATGTACAGATTTTGCCGGAAGGTGGTCGCTGGATTACGGGACTACCCACCCGTCTGGGCGTAAAAATCATACAGCCCAACGGGCATGGCTTGCTCATCGCGGGGCGTATTGTCGACGACCAGGGCGCTGAAGTTGCTCGTTTCAGGACCAATCCGCAGGGAATGACCAGCGTATCGATGGAGCCTAAGCCGCAGCGGACCTATTACGCCGACATTGTGTATAACAACCAGCCGCAGCGTGTTCCGTTGCCCAAACCCGAAACGGAAGGGCTGTTGCTTTCGGCCGATGCAATCAGCGATACAACCCGTCTGGCGTTGACCATACTAAGCACTAACCGGGCGGTTATCGACTCAGTGTATATCCTGATTCAACAACACGGCCGGGTGGTCGATCAGCGAAAACTTCTCCTGCAAAACGGGGTGGCGAAGTTAAGCCTGCCCATGATGAGCTGGTTACCGGGTCTTACGCAAGTCACCCTGTACGACGCCACCGCTAAGCCGCAAGCCGAACGCCTGGTTTTCGTGCCCGAATTCGTGGCACCGGTCCGTGTGTTGATGGGCATAAACAAAACCCGATATCAGCCCCGCGAGCAAGTTAGCCTGAGCGTCAATCTGACCGATAACGGATTACCGGCACTGGCCGCTTTATCAGCGTCAATTACCGATGCTGACCAGGTGCCGGATGATACCGCCGAGGCTACGTTACCCGCACACCTTCTGCTGACGGGAGAGCTTCGGGGACGTATCGAAAACCCCAACCAATACGTTGCGAATCACTCGGCAGAAACCCGTCGAGCGCTGGACGACCTGCTACTGACGCAGGGCTGGCGACGCGTAACAGGCACGCCCGAAACGGAACGACTCGGTGGTGTATCACTCAGGGGACGTATTGTAAATGCGAAAAATCAACCCATTTCCGGCGCACAGCTCATGGTAGCACCAACGGCCGGACAATCGTCCATAAAATCGGCTGGGGTTGATGAACAGGGGCGCTTCCGGCTGGCGGGGCTGGCCATTGCCGATACGGTACGGTTACTGACGCAAATCACGGATCGTCAGTTTAAAAATATCCCAACCAAAGACGCCATTCTAGTTCTGGAAGGGCCGGGTAAATTGTGGGAATACGCTAAGCTACCGGTTGCGCCAAACGGGCCGACGTTGCGGTCCCAGTTGGAAGCGGCCCGCATTCGACAGGAAGCAAACGCCGGTTTTTACCGTGACAAAACAGCAAAAGTGCTAAAGGAGGTGACCGTTCGAGCACAGAAATTCGATAAAAGACCCGAGGATATTCAACAGCGTAGTTTACACAATGAGGCTGATGCGGTTCTAGTGGTCGACGAGAAATCGCCCGCTTACCAGAATCTATACGAAATGATTCAGGGACGATTGGCAGGCGTGACAGTTACCCGAGAAGGGGCCGCTGTTGCGCGTAGCTACAAGGTGTTTATACGGGGCGTGAACAGTTTCAAAAGTGGTATACAACCCTTGTATCTGATGGATGGTATACCCATAGAGGACCCCGATGGAACCGCTTTGCTATTTTTCAGTACAAGTGATATTGAACGGATTGAATTGCTCAAAAGTGCGATTACAACGGGTACCTACGGAGCTCGGGGCGGAAACGGGGTGATAGCTTTTTACACCAAAAGCTATCGATCCATGCAGGGAAGTGAGAAGCTTAAGGAGGGAATGACGCCGATTCAATTTATTGGCTACCCGTCGGTGCAGCGCGAGTTCTACGTACCGCACTACGATGCGGAGGCAACCACCAGCCCGATTTCCGGCCCCGTCGATAACCGGGATGTATTGTATTGGAAACCAATGATGCAAACCGACAGTCAGGGACGCAGCCAGCTACGTTTTCCGCTGTCGGACGTCGTTCGGACGGTACGCGTGGTGATACAGGGTGTTACGGCCGATGGTCGTCCGGTGCTGGGCGTTCAGCTAATCCGGGTTCAATAA
- a CDS encoding conserved hypothetical protein (KEGG: swp:swp_4052 hypothetical protein) has translation MSTPTLLTAVYADSPSAWRQWLAENHATETSVWLAIYKKASDKPSVTYDEAVDEALCFGWIDSAVRKGDADHYFQFFTRRSPKSNWSSVNKAKIDKLLKAGKMTEAGMVMVDLAKRTGTWTALDEVENLICPPDLAAEFNENPTAKGYFDAFPKSVKRGILEWLLNAKTATTRAKRIREIVTRAERNERANQYVPKSK, from the coding sequence ATGTCAACGCCAACACTTCTCACCGCTGTTTATGCCGACAGTCCATCTGCGTGGCGGCAGTGGCTTGCCGAGAATCACGCGACCGAAACGAGCGTCTGGCTGGCTATCTACAAGAAGGCAAGTGATAAGCCCAGCGTTACGTATGACGAAGCCGTAGACGAAGCCCTTTGTTTCGGCTGGATTGACAGTGCTGTCAGAAAGGGAGATGCCGACCACTACTTTCAGTTTTTCACCCGGCGTAGTCCCAAAAGTAACTGGAGCAGCGTCAACAAAGCGAAAATCGATAAACTGCTGAAAGCCGGAAAAATGACCGAAGCCGGTATGGTAATGGTTGACCTCGCCAAACGAACTGGTACCTGGACGGCGCTCGATGAGGTCGAGAATCTAATCTGTCCACCGGATTTGGCGGCTGAGTTCAATGAAAATCCGACGGCAAAAGGATATTTCGATGCATTTCCTAAATCCGTGAAGAGGGGTATTCTGGAATGGCTGCTCAATGCGAAAACGGCCACAACACGGGCCAAACGTATTCGGGAAATCGTTACACGGGCCGAACGGAACGAACGGGCCAATCAGTATGTGCCCAAGTCAAAATAA